One Chitinophagaceae bacterium C216 genomic window carries:
- the proB gene encoding Glutamate 5-kinase translates to MAQKVLVIKLGSAVITKTNGDINKRVIQKIVSDISRLSKSYKIVLVSSGAVSSGKKYIENYKGTLLQRKVAAAIGNPILIEIYRNYFKKFGLTVAQALCERGHFSDRKQFLQLRDTFKTFWAHNVIPVVNENDVISDLELKFSDNDELATLLAIAFDAETLVLCTSVGGFLDTNKQIIKEVKSIDTTVMSLVKKEEKSEFGLGGMLSKLTFTRLATNLGIHVVMCGLQSDTPIVDALGRKNGTWFHAKKSTLKNRQKWLASGSITLGNIKVDKGAAKAILERKSLLTVGIVAIEGSFAQGEVVQLMTEDGIIIGVAKTKMSSADMKKYIKVKNTVAAHANDIVLI, encoded by the coding sequence ATGGCACAAAAAGTTTTAGTAATCAAATTGGGTTCGGCAGTCATTACCAAAACGAATGGCGATATCAATAAACGCGTAATTCAAAAGATTGTTTCGGATATCAGCAGACTTAGCAAAAGCTACAAAATCGTATTGGTAAGTAGTGGGGCGGTTAGCAGTGGTAAAAAATACATTGAAAACTATAAGGGAACTTTGCTACAACGCAAAGTGGCCGCAGCCATCGGCAACCCCATTCTCATCGAAATTTATCGCAATTATTTCAAAAAATTTGGTCTAACGGTAGCCCAAGCCCTCTGCGAACGCGGACATTTCAGCGACCGTAAACAATTTCTGCAATTGCGAGATACTTTCAAAACTTTCTGGGCGCATAATGTGATTCCTGTTGTCAATGAAAATGACGTGATCAGTGATCTCGAACTGAAGTTTTCGGATAATGATGAGCTAGCTACCCTGCTTGCCATTGCATTTGATGCGGAAACACTGGTACTTTGTACTTCGGTAGGTGGATTCCTCGACACCAATAAGCAAATTATCAAAGAAGTGAAATCCATCGATACCACCGTTATGTCGCTGGTGAAAAAAGAAGAAAAATCGGAATTCGGACTGGGTGGTATGCTATCCAAACTTACCTTCACTCGTCTGGCAACCAATCTGGGCATTCATGTAGTAATGTGTGGCCTTCAGTCCGACACTCCTATTGTAGATGCCCTAGGCAGAAAAAACGGCACTTGGTTTCATGCCAAAAAATCTACCCTCAAAAACCGTCAGAAATGGCTAGCCAGCGGTTCTATCACTTTAGGCAATATAAAAGTGGATAAGGGTGCGGCGAAAGCTATCCTAGAACGGAAAAGTCTGCTTACCGTAGGTATCGTCGCTATTGAAGGAAGTTTTGCACAAGGAGAAGTGGTGCAGCTAATGACTGAGGACGGCATTATCATCGGCGTAGCCAAAACAAAAATGAGTAGTGCGGACATGAAAAAGTATATAAAAGTGAAGAATACGGTAGCAGCTCATGCCAATGATATAGTTTTGATATAA